A section of the Flaviflexus equikiangi genome encodes:
- a CDS encoding DivIVA domain-containing protein: MSAFTRSGALRRGYRVADVDEFFSHARELYQKDELPDELNAERVRTVAFPLTRNGYSTVEVDQALERLERACWQRKRASVVTTSGTDAWLMEAYESASTLYPRLNRPRGERFRAPVRGRGYSRVEVDDLLDRLAKYFDGGHELVARDILSASFTMKGKSRAYDVNVVDAYLDRALSVLQAVE; the protein is encoded by the coding sequence GTGTCTGCCTTCACGAGGAGCGGAGCCCTGCGGCGCGGCTACCGGGTCGCCGACGTCGATGAGTTCTTCAGCCATGCGAGAGAGCTCTATCAGAAGGACGAGCTGCCGGATGAACTCAACGCGGAACGCGTCCGCACCGTCGCATTCCCACTCACCCGCAATGGCTACAGCACGGTCGAGGTCGATCAGGCGCTCGAACGGCTCGAGCGGGCCTGCTGGCAGCGTAAGAGAGCCTCAGTCGTGACCACGTCGGGGACGGATGCGTGGCTGATGGAGGCCTACGAGTCCGCGTCGACGCTCTACCCGCGTCTCAACCGTCCCCGGGGGGAACGATTCCGGGCCCCCGTCCGCGGGCGGGGCTACAGTCGAGTCGAGGTCGATGACCTCCTCGATCGGCTCGCGAAATACTTCGACGGCGGGCATGAGCTCGTCGCACGCGACATCCTCAGTGCGTCGTTCACGATGAAGGGGAAGTCCCGCGCCTACGACGTCAACGTTGTCGATGCGTACCTCGATCGGGCGCTGTCCGTCCTCCAGGCAGTCGAATGA
- the dxr gene encoding 1-deoxy-D-xylulose-5-phosphate reductoisomerase: MRRVVVLGSTGSIGTQALDLARSHDLSIVGLTAGGGHVELLAQQAAEFRVPTIGIADPARVDDLDRACQSLGVTPTIISGPDANVEIARLVPDGTVLNGITGSIGLPATLSALQSGATLALANKESLVAGGALVREAMVRPGQIVPVDSEHSAIAQALRGGRHEKGLTSPVVSGRSDVAKLILTASGGPFRGKKRAELERVTASAALNHPTWSMGPVVTINSSTLMNKGLELIEASLLFDIAPASIVPVVHPQSVIHSMVEFVDGSTLAQASPPDMKLPIALGLTWPERLPSVAAPCSWDSPVEWTFEPVDHDTFPALRLARAALEAGPLHPAVLNAANEEVVAAFLGGALGYLAMGDVVRQVVEEFDSPPSLTVDAVGEAEEWARRRAREIAS; this comes from the coding sequence ATGAGGCGCGTCGTCGTCCTCGGGTCGACCGGATCGATCGGCACGCAGGCACTCGACCTGGCACGCAGCCACGACCTGTCGATCGTCGGTTTAACCGCTGGAGGCGGCCACGTCGAGCTGCTCGCGCAGCAGGCCGCAGAGTTCCGCGTCCCCACCATCGGCATCGCCGACCCGGCACGCGTGGATGACCTGGACAGAGCGTGCCAGAGCCTCGGAGTCACCCCGACGATCATCTCCGGGCCCGATGCGAATGTTGAGATCGCACGCCTCGTCCCGGACGGTACGGTCCTCAATGGCATCACCGGTTCTATTGGGCTTCCCGCCACACTGTCAGCACTCCAGTCGGGTGCAACGCTTGCCCTTGCGAACAAGGAGTCCCTTGTTGCCGGTGGGGCGCTGGTGCGTGAAGCGATGGTGAGACCTGGCCAGATCGTCCCCGTCGATTCGGAGCATTCCGCCATTGCGCAGGCTCTTCGGGGAGGACGGCACGAGAAGGGCTTGACTTCGCCCGTCGTGAGCGGGCGTTCCGATGTCGCGAAGCTGATCCTCACAGCATCCGGTGGGCCCTTCCGGGGGAAGAAGCGTGCAGAACTCGAGAGAGTCACCGCGTCCGCGGCCCTCAACCATCCGACGTGGTCCATGGGGCCGGTCGTCACGATCAACTCATCCACGCTCATGAACAAGGGACTGGAGCTCATCGAAGCGTCGCTCCTGTTCGACATTGCGCCCGCGTCGATCGTGCCCGTCGTCCACCCGCAGTCCGTCATCCACTCGATGGTCGAGTTCGTCGACGGGTCAACCCTGGCGCAAGCCTCCCCACCTGACATGAAGCTTCCGATCGCGCTGGGATTGACCTGGCCCGAGCGTCTTCCCTCGGTTGCGGCACCATGCTCATGGGATAGCCCAGTCGAGTGGACCTTCGAACCCGTTGACCATGACACCTTCCCCGCTTTGCGCCTTGCCAGAGCGGCGCTCGAGGCCGGTCCCCTTCATCCCGCCGTCTTGAATGCGGCCAATGAAGAGGTTGTGGCCGCGTTCCTCGGCGGAGCGCTCGGATATCTCGCTATGGGGGACGTCGTCCGTCAGGTCGTGGAAGAGTTCGATTCGCCTCCGTCGTTGACAGTCGACGCCGTCGGCGAGGCGGAAGAGTGGGCGCGTCGCCGTGCCCGGGAGATAGCCTCGTGA
- a CDS encoding M50 family metallopeptidase: MSIAGLFVLVIGVILAIALHEIGHLVPAKLFGVKVPKYFIGFGPTLFSRTFRGTEYGVKAIPLGGFVQLSGMYAPAKDGVVLTNRKGQLTLAEEARRVSAEQIEPGEEEHAFYRLSVPKKLAVMFGGPFVNLLIALALSVVLLVGIGAPALLNQVGAIPACVSASECSDADPVTPAETAGLRPGDTILSWGGTPTQSWTDVQQAISSGTASPTEVTVDRDGDTISLTVTPVMLERPVVDEDGQVVLENGEELTQVVPYVGIAPAIGLERQSITAVPGYIGDMLWRTAGVIVRLPQQLWSLTTDFVTGQERDQSSIVGIIGVAQVAGQITGADIDGYSATEKTADLINLLIALNVSLFAFNMLPLLPLDGGHITGALYEGARRRWAAMRGRPDPGPADTARLMPLSYAVAGAFILMTVILIVVDIFNPITLY, from the coding sequence GTGAGCATCGCCGGATTGTTTGTCCTTGTCATCGGCGTCATCCTCGCGATCGCGCTGCACGAGATCGGCCACCTTGTGCCCGCCAAGCTCTTCGGCGTCAAGGTGCCGAAGTATTTCATCGGCTTCGGGCCGACACTGTTCTCGCGGACATTCCGCGGGACCGAGTATGGGGTCAAGGCAATCCCGCTGGGCGGATTCGTGCAGCTGAGCGGAATGTATGCCCCGGCGAAAGACGGTGTTGTCCTGACCAACAGGAAGGGCCAGCTGACTCTCGCAGAGGAGGCTAGGAGAGTCTCCGCAGAGCAGATCGAGCCGGGCGAGGAGGAGCATGCGTTCTACCGCCTGTCGGTTCCGAAGAAGCTGGCGGTCATGTTCGGCGGGCCCTTCGTCAACCTCCTCATCGCACTCGCCCTATCAGTCGTTCTCCTCGTCGGCATCGGAGCACCCGCACTTCTCAACCAGGTGGGTGCCATACCGGCCTGCGTGAGCGCCTCGGAGTGTTCGGATGCTGATCCCGTGACTCCCGCTGAGACGGCAGGTCTGCGCCCGGGAGACACGATCCTGTCCTGGGGTGGAACTCCCACCCAGTCGTGGACCGATGTTCAGCAGGCAATATCATCCGGGACAGCCTCCCCGACAGAGGTCACGGTCGATCGAGATGGTGACACGATCTCGTTGACGGTCACGCCGGTGATGCTCGAGCGTCCCGTTGTCGACGAGGACGGCCAGGTCGTTCTCGAGAACGGTGAGGAGCTCACCCAGGTCGTGCCCTACGTCGGCATCGCCCCCGCGATCGGTTTGGAGCGGCAGAGCATCACGGCCGTGCCAGGCTATATCGGCGACATGCTGTGGCGCACCGCGGGAGTGATCGTACGTCTTCCCCAACAGCTGTGGAGCTTGACCACAGATTTCGTCACGGGTCAGGAACGCGACCAGTCCTCGATCGTCGGCATCATCGGAGTCGCCCAGGTTGCGGGGCAGATCACGGGCGCCGATATCGATGGCTATTCCGCGACCGAGAAGACCGCGGATCTCATCAACCTGCTGATCGCACTCAACGTGTCACTCTTCGCCTTCAACATGCTGCCTCTTCTGCCGCTCGACGGCGGTCACATCACGGGGGCGCTCTATGAGGGGGCACGTCGCAGGTGGGCGGCGATGAGAGGCCGGCCCGATCCGGGCCCCGCCGACACGGCAAGACTCATGCCGCTGAGCTACGCAGTCGCGGGTGCCTTCATCCTCATGACGGTGATTCTCATCGTCGTCGACATCTTCAACCCCATCACCCTGTACTAG
- a CDS encoding YciI family protein, protein MPTFMISFPKNAMPTDDVAAASTDSHAVVADAKASGVWLCGGALSHDTPPILVEADGAITRGNYPETEHIEGGFALLSLPSFDEAVSWAARFAAACRCAQEVRVFAEDPHASPGAD, encoded by the coding sequence ATGCCAACGTTCATGATCTCATTCCCGAAGAACGCTATGCCGACGGATGATGTGGCGGCGGCATCGACCGATTCCCATGCGGTTGTGGCGGACGCGAAGGCCTCGGGTGTGTGGCTGTGCGGGGGAGCCCTCTCTCATGACACCCCGCCCATCCTCGTCGAGGCCGACGGTGCCATCACCCGCGGAAACTATCCCGAGACGGAACACATCGAAGGCGGGTTCGCCCTCCTGTCGCTTCCCTCTTTCGATGAGGCTGTGTCATGGGCGGCGCGATTCGCGGCGGCGTGTCGATGTGCGCAGGAGGTCCGCGTCTTCGCGGAGGATCCGCATGCCTCCCCGGGGGCCGACTGA
- the ispG gene encoding flavodoxin-dependent (E)-4-hydroxy-3-methylbut-2-enyl-diphosphate synthase has translation MPGIHEEPAVLAPRKKTRKIKVGDVYVGGDAPISVQSMTTTKTHDIGATLQQIAELTASGCDIVRVACPTDKDADALKIIAQQSTIPVVADIHFQPRYVFAAIEAGMGVRVNPGNIKRFDDQIPEIAAAANAHGTAMRIGVNAGSLDPRLLKKYGKATPEAMVESAVMEARLFEDAGFYDFAISVKHHDPVVMVRAYQLLSEEGDWPLHLGVTEAGPAFQGTIKSAVAFGALLSQGIGDTIRVSLSAPPVEEIKVGEQILRSLGLRPKQLEIVSCPSCGRAQVDVYDLAERVTEGLKDVTFPLRVAVMGCVVNGPGEAREADLGVASGNGKGQIFVKGKVVDTVPESEIVATLVARARAVAEEMGLEATEGVTPDVIV, from the coding sequence ATGCCCGGTATCCATGAAGAGCCGGCTGTGCTTGCCCCGCGCAAGAAGACCCGCAAGATCAAGGTGGGTGACGTCTATGTGGGAGGCGACGCGCCGATCTCAGTGCAGTCGATGACGACAACGAAGACCCACGACATCGGTGCGACATTGCAGCAGATCGCGGAGCTCACGGCCTCGGGTTGCGACATCGTCCGGGTTGCCTGCCCGACAGACAAGGATGCCGACGCGCTGAAGATCATCGCCCAGCAGTCGACTATCCCCGTCGTCGCAGATATTCACTTCCAGCCGCGCTACGTGTTCGCCGCGATCGAGGCTGGCATGGGAGTGCGGGTCAACCCCGGCAATATCAAGCGTTTCGATGATCAGATCCCGGAGATCGCGGCCGCGGCGAATGCTCATGGCACCGCCATGCGCATCGGCGTCAATGCGGGATCGCTCGATCCTCGTCTGCTCAAGAAATATGGTAAGGCCACTCCCGAAGCCATGGTGGAATCTGCCGTCATGGAGGCTCGTCTTTTCGAGGATGCTGGCTTCTACGATTTCGCGATTTCGGTGAAGCACCACGATCCGGTCGTCATGGTGCGCGCCTACCAGCTCCTGTCCGAGGAGGGCGATTGGCCGCTCCACCTCGGGGTGACAGAGGCAGGTCCTGCCTTCCAGGGGACGATCAAGTCAGCTGTCGCTTTCGGGGCGCTCCTCTCCCAGGGCATCGGAGACACGATCCGCGTCTCGCTCTCGGCACCGCCGGTGGAGGAGATCAAGGTCGGTGAACAGATTCTTCGTTCTCTCGGCCTGCGTCCCAAGCAACTCGAGATCGTGTCGTGCCCCTCGTGCGGCAGGGCGCAGGTCGATGTCTACGACCTTGCGGAACGCGTCACCGAGGGCTTGAAAGACGTGACGTTCCCCCTTCGTGTTGCCGTCATGGGGTGTGTCGTCAACGGCCCGGGGGAGGCCCGAGAAGCAGACCTGGGTGTCGCCTCCGGCAACGGCAAGGGACAGATCTTCGTCAAGGGCAAGGTTGTCGACACCGTCCCGGAGTCGGAGATCGTTGCCACGCTCGTCGCGAGAGCGCGTGCGGTTGCGGAGGAGATGGGTCTGGAAGCGACCGAGGGCGTCACACCTGACGTCATCGTGTAA
- a CDS encoding GNAT family N-acetyltransferase, with protein MFWPSSGPRVTRLSGRHRNAVREQFLDDPVSSILAAVHVDSMGLGSSRMLGVLEAGELHSAVWYGANMVPVGTDHADRVLYADYVLGRPRECSSVVGRSEEVLDLWEMLRHDWGEAEVRASQPSLVAGESSIAPDPRVRPATIDDAGLVTPAAIAMFTEEVGYDPTTYGPGYISRVYELCRQGHTFLRTGIGPDGKVRVEFKADIGALWGGVAQIQGVWTAPDLRGQGIGTAAMSAVVEHVRSRIAPTVSLYVNSYNHAALRMYDRVGFRQVGEFATVLL; from the coding sequence ATGTTCTGGCCCTCGTCGGGGCCGCGTGTCACGCGGCTCTCGGGGCGCCACAGGAATGCGGTTCGTGAGCAGTTCCTTGACGACCCCGTCTCATCTATTCTCGCCGCCGTCCACGTGGACTCGATGGGTCTCGGCTCGTCCCGCATGCTCGGCGTTCTCGAGGCTGGAGAGCTTCATTCCGCCGTATGGTACGGGGCGAACATGGTTCCCGTCGGCACGGACCATGCTGATCGAGTCCTCTATGCGGACTATGTGCTCGGCCGGCCCCGTGAATGCTCCTCGGTCGTCGGGCGGTCGGAGGAGGTTCTCGATCTGTGGGAGATGCTCCGCCACGATTGGGGCGAAGCCGAAGTGCGCGCCAGCCAGCCCTCCCTGGTCGCCGGCGAGTCGAGCATCGCCCCGGACCCGCGGGTGCGGCCTGCCACGATCGATGATGCTGGGCTTGTCACTCCCGCCGCGATCGCGATGTTCACGGAAGAGGTCGGCTACGATCCGACGACGTACGGCCCGGGATACATCTCGCGAGTCTACGAGCTGTGCAGGCAGGGGCACACCTTCCTCCGCACGGGGATCGGCCCCGACGGGAAGGTGCGGGTCGAGTTCAAGGCCGACATCGGCGCACTGTGGGGCGGGGTGGCCCAGATCCAGGGCGTGTGGACGGCCCCAGACCTGCGCGGGCAGGGTATCGGCACGGCGGCGATGTCGGCCGTGGTCGAGCATGTTCGTTCGCGTATCGCGCCCACCGTGTCCCTCTACGTCAACTCCTACAACCATGCGGCTCTCAGGATGTACGACAGGGTGGGTTTCCGCCAGGTGGGTGAATTCGCGACCGTTCTCCTCTGA
- a CDS encoding proline--tRNA ligase, which translates to MSNLFVRTLRENPADAEVPSHQLLVRAGYIRRAAPGVYTWLPLGLKVVRKVERIVREEMDATGAQEVHFPALLPREPYEATNRWTEYGPNLFRLKDRRDNDYLLAPTHEEMFTLLVKDLYSSYKDLPLMLYQIQTKYRDEARPRAGLIRGREFIMKDAYSFDVADEGLDVQYQCMRDTYEKIFARLGLDYVICSAMSGAMGGSRSEEFLHPTPIGEDTFVRAASGYAANAEAVTTPQAPELDCSDVPAAEVLDTPESTTIDTLVAVANELKPKAEPWGAADTLKNVVLALGHPDGTREVIVVGVPGDRDVDLKRVEAALSPAEVEVATAEDLKKHPELVPGYIGPMAIGPNSPSRVTEDGVISGSVRYLLDPRVARGSAWITGANENAKHVFNLVYGRDFEADGTIEAVEIRAGDPSPDGSGPLELARGIEVGHIFQLGRKYAENLGLTVLDENGKSRVVTMGSYGLGVSRVLAALAEKNHDEFGLVWPINIAPAHVHVLATGKGAEIFDKAEEIAAELTDAGFEVVYDDRVKVSAGVKFKDYELLGIPYGLVVGRGLADGTVEIRNRVTGESIETPVADAVAHLSELLRADLAAHGE; encoded by the coding sequence ATGTCGAATCTCTTTGTCCGGACCCTTCGGGAGAACCCGGCAGATGCTGAAGTCCCCTCCCACCAGCTCCTGGTCCGTGCCGGCTACATTCGCCGTGCCGCCCCGGGCGTCTATACGTGGCTCCCTCTCGGCCTCAAGGTCGTCCGCAAAGTCGAGCGGATCGTGCGGGAAGAAATGGACGCCACGGGCGCCCAGGAAGTCCACTTCCCGGCCCTGCTGCCGCGCGAGCCCTACGAGGCGACGAACCGGTGGACCGAGTACGGCCCGAACCTGTTCCGCCTCAAGGACCGCCGCGACAACGACTACCTCCTCGCGCCCACGCACGAGGAGATGTTCACCCTCCTGGTGAAGGACCTGTACTCCTCGTACAAGGACCTCCCGCTCATGCTCTACCAGATCCAGACGAAGTACCGCGATGAGGCACGGCCCCGCGCCGGCCTGATCCGGGGCCGCGAATTCATCATGAAGGACGCCTATTCCTTCGACGTGGCCGACGAGGGCCTGGACGTCCAGTACCAGTGCATGCGGGACACGTACGAAAAGATCTTCGCGCGTCTCGGCCTCGACTACGTCATCTGCTCCGCCATGTCCGGTGCGATGGGAGGATCGCGGTCAGAGGAGTTCCTCCACCCCACACCGATCGGGGAGGACACGTTCGTCCGTGCAGCATCGGGCTATGCCGCGAATGCGGAGGCGGTGACCACGCCGCAGGCACCGGAGCTCGACTGCTCAGATGTTCCCGCCGCAGAGGTTCTCGACACTCCCGAATCGACGACGATCGATACTCTCGTGGCGGTTGCGAACGAGCTCAAGCCGAAGGCCGAACCGTGGGGTGCGGCCGACACGTTGAAGAACGTCGTCCTCGCCCTCGGACATCCCGACGGCACCCGCGAGGTCATCGTCGTGGGCGTCCCGGGAGACAGGGATGTCGACCTCAAGCGCGTCGAGGCGGCATTGTCCCCCGCCGAGGTGGAGGTGGCGACCGCGGAGGATCTCAAGAAGCATCCCGAGCTCGTCCCCGGCTACATCGGCCCCATGGCCATCGGCCCCAATTCGCCGAGCCGCGTCACCGAGGACGGCGTGATCTCAGGATCTGTCCGCTACCTCCTCGACCCCCGCGTGGCCCGCGGATCAGCCTGGATCACGGGTGCCAACGAGAACGCGAAGCATGTCTTCAACCTCGTGTACGGCCGCGACTTCGAGGCGGACGGCACGATCGAAGCTGTCGAGATTCGTGCGGGTGATCCGTCTCCCGACGGTTCGGGCCCGCTCGAGCTCGCCCGCGGCATCGAGGTCGGCCACATCTTCCAGCTGGGACGGAAGTACGCAGAGAACCTTGGCTTGACTGTCCTGGACGAGAACGGCAAGTCCCGCGTCGTCACCATGGGCTCCTACGGTCTCGGCGTCTCGCGCGTGCTCGCCGCGCTCGCGGAGAAGAACCATGACGAGTTCGGTCTCGTGTGGCCCATCAACATCGCACCCGCCCACGTTCACGTGCTGGCAACCGGGAAGGGCGCGGAGATCTTCGATAAGGCTGAGGAAATCGCCGCAGAGCTCACCGATGCCGGCTTCGAGGTCGTCTACGATGATCGGGTCAAGGTTTCTGCCGGTGTGAAGTTCAAGGACTATGAACTTCTCGGCATTCCCTACGGGCTCGTCGTCGGACGCGGTCTCGCCGATGGGACCGTGGAGATCCGCAACCGCGTGACCGGTGAATCGATCGAGACGCCCGTCGCCGACGCTGTCGCACACCTTTCTGAGCTGCTGCGGGCCGATCTGGCCGCACACGGCGAATAG
- a CDS encoding GntR family transcriptional regulator, translating into MDNGMTGESPRKTRTLSASDRAYEWIRNAILTGVFREGEFLDEVALSHEVNTSRTPVREALHRLQAERFIDILPRRGAQVRMISARELEEVYATRFVLESHAFDEIVSQGHALPRRATEIAEELYEAGTKERWNDVAQLDQRLHSLFVSHAGNAVMSELYDSLQPRQVRLSVRTISTAPDRLDIIHGEHLALIEHLSTGNLESAVATLKKHLDRIPSLMRTFS; encoded by the coding sequence ATGGACAACGGCATGACGGGTGAAAGTCCCCGGAAGACTCGCACGCTCTCAGCAAGCGACCGCGCCTACGAATGGATCAGGAACGCGATCCTCACAGGGGTGTTCCGAGAAGGCGAATTCCTCGACGAGGTCGCCCTCTCTCACGAGGTCAACACCTCACGGACACCCGTCCGAGAGGCACTGCACCGCCTCCAGGCAGAGCGTTTCATCGATATTCTTCCCAGGCGAGGAGCACAGGTGCGCATGATCAGCGCCCGCGAGCTCGAAGAGGTCTATGCGACACGATTCGTCCTCGAATCGCATGCTTTCGACGAAATCGTCTCCCAGGGTCATGCCCTCCCCCGCCGTGCTACCGAGATCGCCGAAGAGCTCTACGAGGCGGGCACGAAGGAGCGCTGGAACGACGTCGCCCAGCTCGACCAGCGCCTCCATTCCCTCTTCGTCTCCCACGCGGGAAACGCAGTCATGAGCGAACTGTATGACTCGCTCCAGCCGCGCCAGGTGAGACTCTCGGTCCGCACCATTTCGACTGCCCCGGATCGTCTCGACATCATCCACGGCGAACACCTGGCACTCATCGAGCACCTATCGACGGGCAACCTCGAGTCGGCAGTCGCAACGCTGAAGAAGCATCTTGACAGGATCCCGTCCCTCATGAGGACATTCTCCTGA
- a CDS encoding HpcH/HpaI aldolase family protein, with translation MTFPSLSVWLTEPSTAAVEMAHLAGYDAVVLDVEHGLFDLAALDWLIPQIRARGMRAIVKVLGPERGPIQQALDFGADAVAIPHIESADHARTVCGFAKFPPLGDRSFAGGRTSGYRGFTDDWVARQDRETACYPMIEDASAFDDIDAILALPTVDGIFVGPSDLSLRRGRGAYAVTDADLDDIRHLARAAKAAGKPWILPAWSEAEQKLAHDEGASTIVLAMQYGAILAGFTQTLTNFKAMAERNPR, from the coding sequence ATGACGTTTCCTTCCCTGAGCGTATGGTTGACGGAGCCGTCGACGGCCGCCGTCGAGATGGCACACCTGGCCGGGTACGACGCTGTCGTCCTCGACGTCGAACACGGCCTCTTCGACCTCGCGGCACTCGACTGGCTCATTCCCCAGATCAGAGCGCGCGGCATGAGAGCAATCGTCAAAGTCCTCGGACCGGAGCGTGGCCCCATCCAGCAGGCACTCGATTTCGGTGCTGATGCGGTTGCGATCCCGCACATCGAATCGGCCGATCATGCACGGACCGTCTGCGGATTCGCCAAGTTCCCCCCGCTCGGAGATCGGAGCTTCGCAGGCGGACGCACGTCCGGCTATCGCGGCTTCACCGACGACTGGGTGGCCCGGCAGGACCGGGAGACAGCCTGCTACCCGATGATCGAAGACGCGAGCGCCTTCGATGATATCGACGCCATTCTCGCGCTGCCCACCGTCGATGGCATCTTCGTCGGACCATCCGACCTCAGCCTGCGGCGCGGCCGGGGAGCATATGCCGTGACAGACGCCGATCTCGACGACATCCGGCACCTGGCACGAGCCGCCAAGGCTGCTGGCAAACCCTGGATTTTACCCGCATGGAGCGAGGCGGAACAGAAACTCGCACACGACGAGGGCGCATCGACCATCGTCCTCGCAATGCAGTACGGTGCGATCCTGGCAGGATTCACCCAGACGCTGACAAACTTCAAGGCCATGGCCGAAAGGAACCCCCGATGA
- a CDS encoding carbon-nitrogen hydrolase family protein: MITSAVLQYAPTADKAANLRTIEAMLRDAAAGGARLAVLPEYAIYTVASMDNSFVETAEDLDGPAVTRLRELSAELGIAIVAGINEAATDDRIYNTLVGIDAGELRAIYRKVHLYDAFGYKESDRVIAAEPGNGGVFAVDGFTIGLQTCYDLRFPETSRMLVDAGATVIALPAEWVPGPLKEYHWNTLIRARAIENTVYVLAADQCAPTGAGQSAIIDPMGIALAQVGETAGIGFATLTQARLDAVRATNPALALRRYRVGIADD, encoded by the coding sequence ATGATCACGAGCGCTGTCCTCCAGTACGCTCCGACCGCCGATAAGGCGGCCAACCTTCGCACGATCGAAGCAATGCTGCGAGACGCGGCGGCGGGCGGAGCCCGTCTCGCCGTCCTCCCCGAATATGCGATCTATACGGTCGCGTCAATGGACAACAGTTTCGTCGAGACCGCAGAAGACCTCGACGGCCCCGCAGTGACCCGCTTGAGGGAGCTCTCCGCCGAGCTCGGGATCGCGATCGTCGCGGGCATCAACGAAGCCGCGACCGATGATCGGATCTACAACACCCTCGTCGGCATCGACGCCGGCGAACTCCGTGCGATCTACCGAAAAGTCCATCTCTACGATGCTTTCGGATATAAGGAATCAGATCGTGTCATCGCGGCCGAGCCGGGAAACGGCGGCGTCTTCGCCGTCGACGGCTTCACGATCGGTCTGCAGACCTGCTACGACCTCCGGTTCCCCGAGACGTCGCGCATGCTCGTTGATGCCGGGGCCACCGTCATCGCGCTGCCCGCCGAATGGGTGCCGGGTCCCCTCAAGGAATACCACTGGAACACGCTGATCCGGGCTCGAGCGATCGAGAACACCGTGTACGTGCTCGCGGCCGACCAGTGTGCGCCGACCGGCGCTGGACAGAGCGCGATCATCGACCCCATGGGCATCGCACTCGCCCAGGTCGGCGAGACCGCCGGCATCGGCTTCGCAACACTCACCCAGGCGCGTCTCGACGCGGTACGGGCAACGAACCCTGCGCTCGCGCTGCGCCGCTACCGGGTGGGGATCGCAGATGATTAG
- the dctP gene encoding TRAP transporter substrate-binding protein DctP has translation MIRNRWSAALAMSVVLGSAAACSDDGADYVLHYTTYSSATSDQSRSAQRWAEEVERLTHGGVSVVFHYSQSLVGADEAVQATLDGRADLAQVGSIYAASDLSMFTVIELPFETKNPQAHMNTILRLYEESPVYREDFDRQGVRLLFPLPLGTIAMGLNEPAQTPDDLAGRSIRSGGLASEVLLTSRVNPVAMTATDIYESMERGIVDGYTALALANLSTFGLTKASPYVVDPGIGAYSSSIVVINEDLYQSMPEEYQRALDEASRKGIEFGLEEMESAGRIACEELTAAGTEFSSFSDADVAAWAEKSTIADEWVDRYAERGYDAASVLDDYRAIIADEESASDYEDPLVACMEGTL, from the coding sequence ATGATTAGGAACCGATGGAGCGCGGCTCTCGCCATGTCTGTCGTCCTCGGATCGGCGGCGGCATGCTCGGATGATGGGGCCGACTACGTCCTCCACTACACCACCTATTCCAGCGCGACCTCGGACCAGTCGCGTTCCGCGCAGCGATGGGCGGAGGAGGTGGAACGTCTCACCCATGGCGGGGTGAGCGTCGTCTTCCACTATTCGCAGAGCCTTGTCGGCGCCGACGAAGCCGTGCAGGCAACATTGGACGGTCGGGCAGACCTCGCTCAGGTCGGTTCGATCTATGCAGCCTCCGATCTGTCGATGTTCACCGTCATCGAGCTGCCGTTCGAGACGAAGAACCCGCAGGCGCACATGAACACGATCCTCCGCCTCTACGAGGAGAGCCCCGTCTACCGGGAGGACTTCGACCGGCAGGGTGTCCGGCTGCTGTTTCCCCTGCCGCTGGGCACGATCGCGATGGGACTGAACGAGCCGGCACAGACGCCGGACGATCTCGCAGGCCGCTCCATCCGATCCGGCGGCCTCGCGTCCGAAGTGCTCCTCACCAGCAGGGTGAACCCTGTCGCCATGACGGCGACAGACATCTACGAATCCATGGAGCGCGGCATCGTCGACGGCTATACGGCTCTCGCTCTCGCCAACCTGTCGACTTTCGGCCTGACGAAAGCCAGCCCGTACGTGGTCGATCCCGGCATCGGAGCCTACTCAAGCTCGATTGTCGTCATCAACGAAGACCTCTACCAGTCGATGCCGGAAGAGTACCAGCGCGCACTCGACGAAGCCTCCCGGAAGGGAATCGAATTCGGCCTGGAAGAGATGGAATCAGCCGGCCGCATCGCCTGCGAAGAACTGACGGCGGCAGGCACCGAGTTCTCGTCCTTCTCGGACGCGGACGTCGCGGCATGGGCGGAGAAGTCCACGATCGCCGATGAATGGGTTGACCGATATGCGGAGCGCGGCTACGACGCCGCCTCCGTCCTCGACGACTATCGGGCCATCATCGCCGACGAGGAGTCGGCATCCGACTATGAGGATCCGCTCGTGGCATGCATGGAGGGAACACTGTGA